From Spirosoma aerolatum, one genomic window encodes:
- a CDS encoding retropepsin-like aspartic protease family protein codes for MRKSTVNQLATQLLAGSLVLFLAIYLSACSGCSRSGSHQPRRARHNTAATEPASPTAPASVTATKPTLTQVGTGPTEVPMVKDKGVYKIQVLINGHPMKFILDTGASLISISSTEAEFMTKQGTISEEDIVGHSRFEDANGDISPGDIIRLKSVQIGDRVLENVNANVVRSTKAPLLLGQSALSKFGKISVDYRRNVVTFD; via the coding sequence ATGAGAAAATCAACTGTTAATCAACTAGCTACTCAGCTTCTGGCGGGTAGCTTAGTGCTGTTTCTGGCCATTTACCTATCGGCTTGCTCCGGCTGCTCCCGATCGGGCAGCCATCAACCACGCCGGGCCCGACATAACACAGCCGCTACCGAGCCAGCGAGCCCAACGGCACCAGCCTCCGTTACCGCTACCAAACCGACTCTGACACAGGTGGGTACAGGCCCTACCGAGGTGCCTATGGTAAAAGATAAAGGGGTATACAAGATTCAGGTACTGATCAATGGGCATCCCATGAAATTTATTCTGGATACAGGTGCCAGCCTCATCTCCATATCCTCAACCGAAGCTGAGTTTATGACTAAACAGGGCACCATTTCGGAGGAAGACATCGTAGGGCACTCACGTTTTGAAGACGCCAATGGAGACATTTCACCCGGTGACATAATCCGGCTGAAATCGGTCCAGATTGGCGACCGGGTACTCGAAAATGTCAATGCCAATGTCGTTCGGAGCACGAAGGCTCCTCTGCTGCTGGGCCAGTCAGCCCTGTCGAAGTTTGGAAAAATTTCTGTGGATTATCGGCGGAATGTCGTGACGTTCGACTGA
- a CDS encoding PKD domain-containing protein, with amino-acid sequence MQHRFICLLVCLVTVACEPFDLEKKNFPVCAKPSASIGYTAGTLDVTFFLENPQGNIGAVGWDPGDNKGKNRVGTRVTYTYDKPGTYTVTLTLANSCDDQFSTTRQITVSN; translated from the coding sequence ATGCAACATCGCTTTATCTGCTTACTGGTTTGTCTGGTCACCGTAGCCTGCGAACCCTTTGATCTGGAAAAAAAGAATTTTCCGGTATGCGCCAAACCGTCGGCATCCATTGGCTACACGGCTGGTACACTGGATGTTACATTCTTTCTGGAAAATCCACAGGGAAATATTGGTGCTGTGGGTTGGGATCCCGGCGACAACAAAGGAAAAAACCGGGTTGGAACGCGGGTAACCTATACCTATGATAAACCCGGTACCTACACCGTAACACTCACGCTCGCTAATTCATGCGACGATCAGTTTTCAACTACCCGACAAATTACCGTTAGTAATTAA
- a CDS encoding WG repeat-containing protein: MTESELIDRLREAIVLDGPEVWRTNGYLQDAQRAGLSLADAQKRAIDISQEVANNSLLFQNIQARIARMAQPSRSHFYDQDLAQIINAATSLKLSPDFVKNRWVPTVLKRLAPTPETTPAPKPAEQPAPVQPVNISPPTPSNEFDKLINREPVVIEPKVIEPVPVRSTSSEPVVTTPIPPPPVVVQPPVYQAPPTYTEPAPIVRRFTATPARIRQGQTVTLEWEVENLLAVTIDDLGEGLSPKNRGWVKPSKSTDYTLFDANDNPLSTVRVEVTPRDRSGIYGVLFALLLLALIYWFIKSSNSRPDEPHPKSKAERSTTAIQGDRPSETGSSIETSEPEKEAASTEATDTPTEAPADQTVATSQETKAATKPKGKTTDADLKPPEPESQPTTPADARQGKYEEAFGDKPFDKVELGADERGWRRARSHGRWGYINEDDEWVIKPEYEAVTPFRGNTASVFLNGQLLTINRNGEQVRN; the protein is encoded by the coding sequence ATGACAGAATCCGAACTGATCGACCGACTTCGAGAAGCCATTGTGCTCGACGGCCCTGAGGTTTGGCGAACCAATGGCTACCTTCAGGATGCCCAACGGGCAGGCCTTTCGCTGGCTGATGCGCAAAAACGGGCGATAGACATTAGTCAGGAAGTCGCGAATAATAGCCTGCTGTTTCAAAATATACAGGCTCGTATTGCGCGGATGGCGCAACCCTCGCGGAGCCATTTCTATGATCAGGATTTAGCCCAGATCATCAATGCTGCTACATCACTAAAGCTGTCCCCCGATTTCGTCAAGAATCGCTGGGTACCTACGGTTCTGAAACGACTCGCGCCAACGCCTGAAACCACACCTGCTCCTAAACCGGCAGAGCAGCCTGCTCCGGTACAACCTGTCAATATCAGCCCACCAACACCATCAAATGAGTTTGACAAACTGATCAACCGGGAGCCGGTTGTCATTGAGCCGAAAGTCATTGAGCCAGTTCCGGTTCGCTCAACCAGTTCAGAACCAGTCGTTACGACACCTATTCCGCCACCGCCCGTTGTGGTGCAGCCTCCGGTTTATCAGGCGCCACCGACGTACACTGAGCCAGCACCGATAGTTCGTAGGTTTACCGCAACACCCGCTCGCATCCGTCAGGGGCAAACCGTAACGCTGGAATGGGAAGTTGAGAATCTGCTGGCCGTCACGATCGACGATCTGGGCGAAGGATTATCTCCCAAAAATCGGGGGTGGGTAAAACCCTCGAAAAGTACAGACTATACCCTTTTCGATGCTAATGACAATCCGTTGAGTACCGTACGGGTAGAGGTCACTCCCCGCGATCGCAGTGGTATTTATGGCGTTTTATTCGCGCTGCTGTTACTGGCTCTGATCTACTGGTTTATCAAAAGTAGTAATTCCCGACCCGACGAACCTCATCCGAAGTCGAAAGCAGAGCGGAGTACCACAGCCATTCAAGGCGATCGGCCATCCGAAACAGGATCATCTATCGAGACCTCAGAGCCCGAAAAGGAAGCCGCATCGACAGAAGCAACCGATACGCCAACGGAAGCCCCAGCCGATCAGACGGTGGCTACGAGCCAGGAAACAAAAGCGGCTACTAAACCTAAAGGTAAAACTACAGATGCCGATCTGAAACCGCCGGAACCCGAGTCACAGCCTACTACCCCAGCCGATGCCCGACAGGGAAAGTACGAAGAAGCCTTTGGCGATAAGCCTTTCGACAAAGTAGAGCTGGGTGCCGATGAACGCGGCTGGCGACGCGCCCGAAGCCACGGACGATGGGGGTACATCAACGAAGATGACGAATGGGTAATTAAACCTGAATATGAAGCGGTTACCCCCTTCCGGGGTAATACGGCCTCCGTTTTTCTAAACGGCCAGCTCCTAACCATCAACCGCAACGGCGAACAGGTCAGAAATTAA
- a CDS encoding purple acid phosphatase family protein: MNFRWLCFAILVWLSTGLGACKTDQKSTSTSVKEVMDKAVTRLYETHKPEQLDTISHRYILQFLTESEKEVLSTQYLTFDVDVPAVISLMRDQNQKVVPFWLTERGFRKTALLVKNEEYTYEVWQKVVQPGTVRLGINGFDKHRPVYFISVGPQKPGDKLTITNVYPTSQTLDTLRVGAFTYHDWSDLTLTDVPESLRGQILVQTIRGRAREAHLVGAFRRTVSPSQERPDQILLTWSGDPATTQAIQWRTAPSVKDGWVQYWLTGATDTLSKPATAFLMEDRLLQNDRYVNRFTAQLSGLKAGKTYGYRVGSKTGSWSVPATFRTQSATADGFSFIWFGDTHKSPDWGAMARKTLESHPEIAFYSIAGDLVSTGLHRDEWDELWHHSGGIFHYKPLMPIPGNHDSQDGLGAWMYQEMFSLPKNGPANKEVPAEQTYAFTYQNALFLMIDATAPIEAQTAWIRAQLASSKADWKFAFFHFPPYNFEEDYADIRREWCRLFDQYHVDMVMSGHVHYYQRTKPMFAEKPVASPAQGTIYTISIGIPSEHEVWPAADYAQVRYKSGPFYQHMTINGKTLTYTVYDKDGREVDELKIVK; this comes from the coding sequence ATGAACTTTCGTTGGCTTTGCTTCGCTATACTCGTTTGGCTTAGTACTGGTTTGGGGGCTTGTAAAACCGACCAGAAGTCGACCTCGACATCCGTTAAAGAGGTTATGGATAAAGCAGTTACCCGGCTTTATGAAACGCATAAACCAGAACAACTGGATACGATCAGCCATCGCTATATCCTTCAGTTTCTGACCGAATCGGAGAAGGAAGTATTGTCTACCCAATACCTGACGTTCGATGTCGACGTACCCGCCGTGATTTCGTTGATGCGGGATCAGAACCAGAAAGTGGTGCCCTTCTGGCTGACAGAGCGTGGTTTTCGGAAAACGGCTCTGCTCGTAAAAAATGAAGAATACACCTACGAGGTGTGGCAAAAGGTTGTTCAGCCCGGAACGGTCCGGCTTGGCATCAATGGCTTCGACAAACACCGCCCGGTATACTTTATCAGTGTTGGGCCGCAAAAGCCGGGTGACAAGTTGACCATCACGAACGTTTATCCAACCAGTCAAACACTCGATACGCTGCGGGTCGGTGCGTTTACGTACCATGACTGGAGCGATCTGACGCTTACCGACGTACCGGAGTCGTTGCGTGGACAGATACTGGTTCAGACGATTCGTGGTCGGGCGAGGGAAGCCCATCTGGTAGGAGCGTTTCGAAGAACCGTCTCTCCCTCCCAGGAGCGCCCCGACCAAATCCTGTTGACCTGGAGTGGTGACCCCGCTACAACGCAGGCTATTCAATGGCGAACGGCTCCTTCGGTTAAAGATGGCTGGGTTCAATACTGGCTAACGGGGGCAACGGATACACTGTCGAAACCAGCAACGGCTTTTCTGATGGAAGATCGGCTGTTACAGAATGATCGGTACGTTAATCGGTTTACAGCGCAACTTTCCGGGTTGAAAGCGGGTAAAACGTATGGGTATCGCGTTGGTTCGAAAACAGGGAGTTGGTCAGTGCCAGCCACCTTTCGCACACAGTCGGCAACGGCGGATGGCTTTTCATTCATCTGGTTTGGCGATACCCATAAGTCGCCAGATTGGGGAGCTATGGCCCGGAAAACGCTGGAGAGTCATCCAGAAATCGCTTTTTACTCCATTGCTGGCGATCTGGTCAGTACAGGATTGCACCGGGACGAATGGGATGAGCTGTGGCACCATTCGGGGGGTATTTTTCATTACAAGCCGCTGATGCCGATTCCCGGAAACCACGATAGCCAGGATGGACTAGGGGCCTGGATGTATCAGGAGATGTTCAGTCTGCCCAAAAATGGTCCAGCCAATAAAGAAGTACCTGCTGAACAAACCTACGCCTTTACCTACCAGAATGCGCTCTTTCTGATGATTGATGCCACAGCGCCTATTGAGGCCCAAACTGCCTGGATACGAGCGCAACTGGCTAGTTCGAAAGCCGACTGGAAATTCGCATTTTTCCACTTCCCACCCTATAATTTTGAAGAAGACTACGCGGATATTCGTCGAGAGTGGTGTCGGTTATTTGATCAGTATCACGTCGATATGGTTATGAGCGGCCATGTGCACTATTACCAGCGGACAAAGCCCATGTTTGCCGAAAAGCCGGTTGCCTCACCAGCACAGGGAACCATTTATACTATTTCAATTGGGATACCCAGTGAGCATGAAGTCTGGCCAGCCGCTGATTACGCACAGGTTCGGTATAAAAGTGGCCCGTTTTATCAACACATGACGATCAACGGCAAAACGTTGACCTACACTGTGTATGATAAAGACGGGCGTGAAGTGGACGAACTGAAAATCGTTAAATAA
- a CDS encoding acetate and sugar kinases/Hsc70/actin family protein has protein sequence MPTTFSLHNPVPGLHWYVSKPFGTDQIAAIRDPQGGQTIKQPTSIPSPFARMDLVRSAFLNLALHPDLMGTVNDQRIVSDALDVGELFFNYDKLKTYITITPFDIRTDLERLRQSVNQGHKRLGDALKLFLDQDAAEYNFGDIHRLFVLNYRGRVVGGTSPKTLFFSSGNDLSWVDVSMGNDRLFDASVCPLYQRDIEYQKFWYAIKQFMPNFRDRFREVDDYLNRSRALLQQHNPALFYEHIESHNGQPLLTREKFEQDFDELTTGPGDIVEVLGFPLRKKKSDSRAISQVSDFIIRSDKYARLNPNLPRPMALQNRFFRQFTYVPQTLWNSNTVVPYYTRESWRENQRPLPGQPGNYPWLTVSDLLEPYLIRLPFPTDRGRFFDGNLQTPATDKGFLLPLKKDFFDFFNVEDLLTGRVRLKMTPQGGGINVTLDIPVTAPSQPGNQFITFERLYNSTVGGASAPNEPTNEGIIVENSFTVNIYPFVRSGAVTVPADYRVQLIESGFDSQNQYELTYFSERANSEVTVESKHQRTVRQQNTDGSSVYYVLREEFDYLQAHIRGDGREMKGILIPRWQQYSGGSKQFEFSVDFGTTNTHVEYKVDGGSPRPFDVAELTPQVATLVNPAQYNPALFELFLLYDLEFVPPTIGPGKPDNFPTRTAIAEPMNLSYNQQTQALADFNIPFYVERQPAGSNRITTNLKWAKNSDQTERRVEAFLEELLMLIKNKVLTEGGNLAQTTVYWFFPASMTPGRVSQLRADWQTLYDRYIGGAPGRLREVSESVAPFYYYKQNPTLSASARPVINVDIGGGTSDVVVYERNEPKLLTSFRFAGNAIYGDAFSEYGAASHNGFIRKYADRIQTLLDSQSLGNLSDNNRRILDTNRSEDIMAFWFSIEKSNDVKAKSMLSFNGMLAKDEDLKVVFVLFYTALLYHIARLMKHKGINLPGAITFSGTGSKLLTIISSDDQMLGKLARVIFEKVYGQPYDTSGLTLFYERKGPKEVTCKGALMQPANNRPVDTEAISYVYPATFNDQYPELTYADLRKPEVIDSLLKETNEFIDFFFAINQQFSFVRNLNVSARSLVVAQQELRTHLDTSLMDGIQRKEGDLMAEYSGMTDALGAPIEETLFFYPLIGAINKLANALA, from the coding sequence ATGCCAACCACATTCAGCTTACATAACCCCGTTCCGGGCCTACATTGGTACGTGAGCAAGCCCTTTGGCACCGACCAGATTGCGGCCATTCGTGATCCCCAGGGCGGACAGACCATAAAACAACCGACTTCAATTCCGAGTCCGTTTGCCCGAATGGACCTGGTGCGGTCGGCTTTCCTGAACCTGGCCCTTCATCCCGACCTTATGGGCACGGTGAACGATCAACGTATTGTATCGGATGCCCTCGACGTGGGCGAGTTGTTCTTCAACTACGACAAACTCAAAACCTATATCACCATTACCCCCTTCGACATCCGTACCGATCTGGAACGGCTGCGACAATCCGTCAATCAGGGACATAAGCGGCTGGGCGATGCGCTGAAACTGTTTCTGGATCAGGATGCTGCCGAATACAATTTTGGCGACATTCACCGTCTGTTTGTTCTCAATTATCGAGGGCGGGTTGTTGGCGGCACTTCCCCAAAAACCCTCTTTTTCAGCTCGGGAAACGATTTGAGTTGGGTGGATGTATCGATGGGTAATGATCGGCTGTTCGATGCGTCGGTTTGCCCGTTGTATCAGCGTGACATTGAATATCAGAAGTTCTGGTACGCCATCAAGCAGTTCATGCCCAACTTTCGCGACCGTTTCCGCGAAGTGGATGATTACCTCAACCGGAGTCGAGCGCTGTTGCAGCAACACAATCCGGCCTTATTCTACGAACACATTGAGTCGCACAATGGGCAGCCGTTGCTGACACGGGAGAAGTTCGAGCAGGATTTCGACGAACTGACCACCGGGCCGGGCGATATTGTTGAAGTATTGGGTTTCCCGCTCCGCAAGAAAAAGTCGGATTCACGAGCCATTAGCCAGGTCAGTGATTTCATCATCCGTTCGGATAAATACGCCCGACTGAATCCGAACCTGCCCCGCCCGATGGCCCTGCAAAACCGCTTTTTCCGGCAGTTTACCTATGTGCCGCAAACACTCTGGAACTCTAATACGGTAGTACCTTACTATACGCGAGAATCCTGGCGCGAGAACCAGCGGCCCTTACCAGGGCAGCCGGGAAACTACCCCTGGCTCACGGTCAGCGATCTGCTGGAACCCTATCTGATTCGTCTGCCCTTCCCCACCGACCGGGGCCGTTTTTTCGACGGCAATCTGCAAACACCGGCTACCGACAAGGGCTTTTTGCTGCCTCTAAAGAAGGACTTCTTCGATTTCTTCAATGTCGAAGATTTGCTGACGGGCCGCGTTCGACTCAAAATGACCCCGCAGGGTGGCGGCATCAACGTAACGCTCGATATTCCCGTTACAGCCCCTAGTCAACCCGGCAATCAGTTTATCACGTTCGAGCGGCTATACAATTCGACAGTTGGAGGAGCCAGCGCTCCCAACGAACCCACAAACGAAGGCATTATCGTCGAAAACTCATTCACGGTCAACATCTATCCGTTTGTCCGTTCGGGTGCAGTCACTGTACCTGCCGATTACCGGGTTCAGTTGATCGAATCGGGCTTCGACAGCCAGAATCAGTATGAACTTACCTACTTCAGCGAACGGGCTAATTCTGAAGTGACGGTTGAGTCAAAACACCAGCGCACGGTTCGTCAGCAAAATACTGACGGATCGAGTGTGTATTATGTGCTTCGCGAAGAATTCGACTACCTACAAGCGCACATTCGGGGCGATGGGCGGGAAATGAAGGGGATTCTAATTCCGCGCTGGCAGCAATATAGCGGTGGCAGCAAGCAATTCGAATTTTCGGTCGATTTCGGAACGACGAACACGCACGTCGAGTATAAAGTGGATGGTGGCTCCCCTCGCCCGTTCGACGTGGCCGAACTGACGCCACAGGTCGCTACGCTAGTCAATCCGGCGCAATACAATCCGGCCCTGTTTGAATTGTTCCTGCTCTACGATCTGGAATTTGTACCGCCAACCATTGGCCCCGGCAAACCAGATAATTTCCCGACCCGAACGGCTATTGCCGAACCGATGAACCTGAGCTACAATCAGCAAACGCAGGCACTGGCCGACTTCAATATCCCGTTCTATGTGGAGCGTCAACCGGCGGGTTCCAACCGCATTACGACCAATCTGAAATGGGCGAAAAACAGCGATCAGACCGAACGACGCGTGGAAGCGTTTCTGGAAGAGTTGCTGATGCTCATCAAAAACAAGGTATTGACCGAGGGCGGGAATCTGGCCCAAACGACGGTGTATTGGTTCTTCCCGGCCAGTATGACACCGGGTCGGGTGAGTCAACTTCGGGCCGACTGGCAGACTCTGTACGACCGTTACATCGGCGGTGCCCCTGGCCGACTGCGTGAAGTATCGGAATCCGTAGCACCGTTCTACTACTACAAGCAAAACCCAACCCTCAGTGCATCAGCCCGGCCCGTGATCAACGTCGACATTGGCGGTGGCACGTCGGATGTGGTGGTGTACGAACGCAATGAACCCAAGCTGCTGACCTCGTTCCGGTTTGCCGGAAATGCCATCTACGGCGATGCGTTCAGCGAGTACGGAGCCGCCAGTCATAACGGATTCATCCGCAAATACGCTGACCGGATTCAGACATTGCTGGATAGCCAAAGCCTGGGCAACCTCAGCGACAATAACCGTCGGATTCTGGATACGAATCGGTCAGAAGACATTATGGCGTTCTGGTTCTCAATCGAGAAGAGCAACGACGTAAAAGCCAAAAGTATGCTGTCGTTCAATGGGATGCTGGCGAAGGATGAAGACCTGAAAGTGGTATTCGTGCTGTTCTATACGGCATTGCTTTACCACATTGCCCGGTTGATGAAACACAAGGGCATTAACCTGCCGGGGGCGATCACCTTCAGCGGAACGGGCTCCAAACTGCTGACCATCATCAGTTCCGACGATCAAATGCTGGGTAAACTGGCGCGGGTTATTTTCGAGAAGGTATACGGTCAGCCGTATGATACCAGTGGCCTGACGCTCTTCTACGAACGGAAAGGCCCGAAAGAGGTAACCTGCAAAGGGGCTCTGATGCAACCCGCCAACAACCGTCCGGTCGATACAGAAGCGATTAGTTATGTGTATCCGGCTACGTTCAACGACCAGTACCCAGAGCTGACCTACGCCGATCTGCGCAAACCCGAAGTGATCGACTCACTTTTGAAAGAAACCAACGAGTTCATTGATTTCTTTTTCGCGATCAATCAGCAGTTTAGCTTCGTTCGGAACCTCAACGTTTCGGCCCGTTCGCTGGTCGTTGCTCAGCAGGAATTGCGGACGCATCTGGACACCTCGCTCATGGATGGTATTCAGCGGAAAGAGGGCGACCTGATGGCCGAATACAGCGGCATGACCGACGCACTGGGCGCGCCTATCGAAGAAACGCTGTTTTTCTACCCACTGATCGGAGCAATCAATAAACTGGCAAATGCACTCGCGTAA